From Streptomyces qinzhouensis, one genomic window encodes:
- a CDS encoding mannose-1-phosphate guanyltransferase, translating into MKAVVMAGGEGTRLRPMTSSMPKPLLPVANRPIMEHVLRLLKRHGLTETVVTVQFLASLVKNYFGDGEELGMELTYANEEKPLGTAGSVKNAEEALRNDAFLVISGDALTDFDLTDLISFHKEKGAMVTVCLTRVPNPLEFGITIVDEAGKVERFLEKPTWGQVFSDTVNTGIYVMEPEVFDYVEADVPVDWSGDVFPQLMKDGKPIYGYIAEGYWEDVGTHESYVKAQADVLEGKVEVELDGFEISPGVWVAEGAEVHPDAVLRGPLYIGDYAKVEADAEIREHTVVGSNVVVKTGAFLHKAVIHDNVYIGEHCNLRGCVVGKNTDIMRAARIEDGAVIGDECLVGEESIVQGNVRVYPFKTIEAGAFVNTSVIWESRGQAHLFGARGVSGILNVEITPELAVRLAGAYATTLKKGATVTTARDHSRGARALKRAVISALQASAIDVRDLENVPLPVARQQTARGSAGGIMIRTSPGVPDSVDIMFFDERGADLSQAGQRKLDRVYARQEYRRAFPGEIGDLYFPASVFDSYTGSLLRNVDTTGVAESGLKIVVDASNGSAGLVLPSLIGRLGVDALTINPGLDEARPTETAETRRAGLVRLGEIVASARAAFGVRFDPVGERLSLVDERGRIIEDDRALLVLLDLVAAERRSGKVALPVTTTRIAEQVAAYHGTEVEWTTTSPDDLTRVGREETTVFGGDGRGGFIVPEFSSVFDGTAALVRLVGLIARTQLTLSQIDARIPRAHVLKRDLATPWAVKGLVMRSVVEAAGERQVDTTDGVRVVETDGRWVMVLPDPAEAVTRLWAEGPDDASAKALLDEWATVVDSAGH; encoded by the coding sequence ATGAAGGCCGTCGTGATGGCCGGTGGCGAAGGAACCCGGCTTCGCCCCATGACTTCCAGCATGCCCAAGCCGCTCCTGCCGGTCGCCAACCGGCCGATTATGGAGCATGTGCTTCGGCTGCTCAAGCGGCACGGCCTCACCGAAACCGTGGTGACCGTGCAGTTCCTCGCCTCGCTCGTCAAGAATTACTTCGGTGACGGCGAAGAGCTCGGTATGGAGCTCACCTATGCCAATGAGGAGAAGCCGCTCGGCACCGCGGGCAGTGTGAAAAATGCCGAGGAAGCACTCAGGAACGACGCATTCCTCGTCATTTCCGGTGACGCCCTCACCGATTTCGACCTGACCGACCTGATCTCCTTCCACAAGGAGAAGGGCGCGATGGTCACCGTCTGTCTGACCAGAGTGCCCAACCCCCTGGAGTTCGGCATCACCATCGTCGACGAAGCGGGGAAGGTCGAACGATTCCTGGAGAAGCCGACCTGGGGCCAGGTCTTCTCGGACACCGTGAACACCGGTATCTATGTCATGGAACCGGAAGTCTTCGACTACGTCGAGGCCGATGTCCCGGTCGACTGGTCGGGTGATGTGTTCCCGCAGCTGATGAAGGACGGCAAGCCGATCTACGGCTATATCGCCGAAGGCTACTGGGAGGACGTCGGCACCCACGAGAGCTATGTGAAGGCCCAGGCCGACGTCCTCGAAGGCAAGGTCGAAGTGGAGCTGGACGGCTTCGAGATCTCGCCCGGTGTCTGGGTGGCGGAAGGCGCCGAGGTCCATCCGGACGCGGTCCTGCGCGGACCCCTCTACATCGGGGACTACGCCAAGGTCGAAGCCGATGCGGAGATCCGCGAGCACACCGTCGTCGGATCCAATGTCGTCGTCAAGACCGGAGCCTTCCTGCACAAGGCCGTGATCCATGACAACGTGTACATCGGGGAGCACTGCAACCTCCGGGGCTGCGTCGTCGGCAAGAACACCGACATCATGCGGGCCGCCCGGATCGAGGACGGCGCGGTGATCGGCGACGAATGCCTGGTCGGGGAGGAGTCGATCGTCCAGGGCAACGTACGGGTCTATCCGTTCAAGACCATCGAGGCCGGCGCCTTCGTCAACACCTCGGTGATCTGGGAGTCCCGCGGCCAGGCACATCTCTTCGGGGCCAGGGGCGTCTCCGGGATCCTCAATGTGGAGATCACCCCCGAGCTCGCGGTACGGCTGGCCGGTGCCTATGCGACGACACTGAAGAAGGGCGCCACCGTCACCACCGCCCGTGACCACTCCCGCGGCGCCCGGGCCCTCAAACGCGCGGTGATCTCCGCACTCCAGGCCAGTGCGATCGACGTACGCGACCTGGAGAACGTCCCGCTGCCCGTCGCCCGTCAGCAGACGGCGCGCGGCAGCGCCGGCGGCATCATGATCCGTACGTCGCCCGGCGTACCGGACTCCGTCGACATCATGTTCTTCGACGAACGGGGTGCGGACCTCTCCCAGGCCGGCCAGCGGAAGCTGGACCGGGTGTACGCACGACAGGAGTACCGGCGGGCGTTCCCCGGGGAGATCGGGGACCTGTACTTCCCGGCCAGCGTCTTCGACTCGTACACCGGCTCCCTGCTGCGCAATGTCGACACGACCGGGGTCGCCGAATCCGGGCTCAAGATCGTCGTCGACGCCTCCAACGGCAGCGCGGGACTCGTTCTGCCCAGCCTGATCGGGCGGCTCGGCGTGGACGCGCTGACCATCAACCCGGGCCTCGACGAGGCCCGGCCGACGGAGACCGCCGAGACCCGCAGGGCGGGACTGGTGCGGCTGGGCGAGATCGTGGCGTCCGCCCGGGCGGCCTTCGGGGTCAGATTCGACCCCGTCGGCGAACGGCTCTCCCTGGTCGACGAGCGCGGGCGGATCATCGAGGACGACCGGGCCCTCCTGGTCCTCCTCGACCTGGTCGCCGCCGAACGGCGCAGCGGCAAGGTGGCACTGCCGGTGACGACCACCCGGATCGCCGAACAGGTGGCCGCGTACCACGGCACCGAGGTGGAGTGGACGACGACCTCGCCCGACGACCTGACCCGGGTGGGCCGTGAGGAGACCACCGTCTTCGGGGGCGACGGCCGCGGCGGATTCATCGTGCCCGAGTTCAGCAGTGTCTTCGACGGTACGGCCGCCCTCGTACGGCTGGTGGGGCTGATCGCCCGGACCCAGCTGACACTCAGCCAGATCGACGCCCGGATCCCACGGGCCCATGTGCTCAAACGCGATCTGGCGACACCGTGGGCCGTCAAGGGTCTGGTGATGCGGAGCGTCGTCGAGGCGGCCGGGGAACGGCAGGTGGACACCACCGACGGCGTACGGGTCGTGGAGACCGACGGGCGCTGGGTGATGGTCCTGCCCGACCCGGCCGAGGCCGTCACCCGTCTGTGGGCCGAAGGGCCCGACGACGCCTCCGCCAAGGCACTCCTCGACGAATGGGCCACCGTGGTCGACAGCGCAGGTCACTGA
- a CDS encoding CDP-alcohol phosphatidyltransferase family protein: MEVQETRVQTDRVLTIPNILSMARLAGVPLFLWLILRPEFGGPKSDGWALLVLMLSGVTDYLDGKLARRWNQISSLGRLLDPAADRLYILSTLVGLTWREILPLWLTAALLAREAMLLVMVWILRRHGYPPPQVNFLGKAATFNLMCAFPLLLLSDGSGWLASLAAVFGWAFAGWGTTLYWWAGILYVVQVRRLVKADITAD; the protein is encoded by the coding sequence GTGGAGGTCCAGGAGACCCGCGTTCAGACGGACCGGGTGCTCACCATCCCCAACATCCTCAGCATGGCCCGGCTGGCCGGAGTGCCGCTGTTCCTGTGGCTGATCCTCCGGCCCGAGTTCGGTGGACCCAAGAGTGACGGCTGGGCACTGCTCGTGTTGATGCTCAGCGGAGTAACCGACTATCTCGACGGAAAACTCGCCCGGCGCTGGAACCAGATCAGCAGCCTCGGCCGGCTGCTCGACCCGGCCGCCGACCGGCTGTACATCCTGTCCACCCTGGTCGGACTCACCTGGCGGGAGATCCTGCCGCTGTGGCTCACCGCGGCCCTATTGGCCCGGGAAGCGATGCTCCTGGTGATGGTGTGGATCCTCCGTCGCCACGGTTATCCCCCGCCGCAGGTGAACTTCCTGGGCAAGGCGGCCACCTTCAACCTGATGTGCGCCTTCCCGTTGCTGCTCCTGAGTGACGGGTCGGGGTGGCTTGCGTCACTTGCCGCCGTTTTCGGATGGGCCTTCGCCGGATGGGGTACAACTCTGTATTGGTGGGCAGGGATCCTGTATGTGGTCCAGGTCCGCCGTCTCGTCAAGGCGGATATCACGGCTGATTGA
- a CDS encoding PTS sugar transporter subunit IIA, giving the protein MTTVTSPLAGRAIGLAAVPDPVFSGAMVGPGTAIDPVREPGEAVSPVDGVIVSLHPHAFVVVDAEGHGVLVHLGIDTVQLNGEGFELLVNKGDTVTRGQAVVRWNPVAVEEAGKSAICPVVALEATADSLSGVVEAGDVKAGEQLFSWQ; this is encoded by the coding sequence ATGACCACAGTGACGTCGCCGCTGGCCGGACGTGCCATCGGACTCGCCGCCGTACCGGACCCGGTCTTCTCCGGCGCCATGGTCGGCCCCGGTACCGCCATCGACCCCGTCCGTGAACCCGGTGAGGCCGTCTCGCCCGTCGACGGGGTCATCGTCTCGCTCCATCCCCATGCCTTCGTCGTGGTCGACGCCGAGGGGCACGGGGTGCTGGTCCATCTCGGGATCGACACCGTGCAGCTCAACGGCGAGGGCTTCGAGCTGCTCGTGAACAAGGGGGACACCGTCACCCGCGGTCAGGCCGTGGTGCGCTGGAACCCCGTCGCCGTCGAGGAGGCCGGTAAGTCGGCGATCTGCCCGGTCGTCGCGCTGGAGGCCACCGCGGACTCGCTGAGCGGCGTCGTCGAGGCCGGCGATGTCAAGGCCGGGGAACAGCTCTTCTCCTGGCAGTGA
- the ptsP gene encoding phosphoenolpyruvate--protein phosphotransferase: METTLRGVGVSHGVAIGEVRHMGTAVLEPPAKQNPAQDAEREQGRARQAVDAVAADLIARGNLAGGEAQAVLEAQALMAQDPELMADVDRRVTVGSTAERAVYDAFAAYRALLAGAGEYLAGRVADLDDVRNRIVARLLGVPMPGVPDSDEPYVLIARDLAPADTALLDPALVLGFVTEEGGPTSHSAILARALGVPAVVALPGAGDLAEGTLVAVDGSTGEIFVQPSEEKRAELTRAAAERKAALAASSGPGATSDGHKVPLLANVGGPGDVPAAVEAGAEGVGLFRTEFLFLDDSKEAPSEEKQVEAYRKVLEAFPEGRVVVRVLDAGADKPLEFLTPADEPNPALGVRGLRTLLDHPDVLRTQLTALAKASEGLPVYLEVMAPMVADRADAKAFADACRAAGLRAKFGAMVEIPSAALRARSILQEVEFLSLGTNDLAQYTFAADRQVGAVSRLQDPWQPALLDLVALSAEAAKAEGKSCGVCGEAASDPLLACVLTGLGVTSLSMGAASIPYVRAALAKHTLAQCERAAAAARAADSAEDARTAARAVLSGE, encoded by the coding sequence ATGGAGACAACACTGCGAGGCGTCGGGGTGAGCCACGGTGTGGCCATCGGCGAGGTACGGCATATGGGTACGGCCGTACTGGAGCCGCCCGCCAAGCAGAACCCCGCCCAGGACGCGGAGCGCGAACAGGGGCGCGCCCGGCAGGCGGTGGACGCCGTCGCCGCCGATCTGATCGCCCGGGGCAATCTGGCCGGTGGCGAGGCGCAGGCCGTGCTGGAGGCCCAGGCGCTGATGGCGCAGGACCCCGAGCTGATGGCCGATGTCGACCGCAGGGTCACGGTCGGCAGTACGGCGGAGCGCGCGGTGTACGACGCGTTCGCCGCGTACCGGGCGCTGCTCGCGGGTGCCGGTGAGTATCTGGCGGGCCGGGTCGCGGATCTGGACGATGTGCGGAACCGGATCGTGGCCCGGCTGCTCGGGGTGCCGATGCCCGGTGTGCCGGACAGCGACGAGCCGTATGTGCTGATCGCGCGGGATCTCGCCCCGGCGGACACCGCGCTGCTCGATCCCGCGCTGGTGCTCGGCTTTGTGACCGAGGAGGGCGGGCCGACGAGCCACAGCGCGATTCTGGCGCGGGCGCTCGGTGTGCCGGCCGTGGTGGCGCTGCCGGGCGCCGGTGATCTGGCCGAAGGGACGCTCGTCGCGGTCGACGGCAGCACGGGGGAGATCTTCGTACAGCCGTCGGAGGAGAAGCGGGCCGAGCTGACCCGGGCGGCGGCGGAGCGCAAGGCCGCCCTCGCCGCGTCGAGCGGGCCGGGTGCCACCTCGGACGGGCACAAGGTGCCGCTGCTGGCGAACGTGGGCGGCCCGGGTGACGTTCCGGCGGCGGTGGAGGCCGGTGCCGAGGGCGTCGGGCTGTTCCGTACCGAGTTCCTCTTCCTCGACGACAGCAAGGAGGCACCGTCGGAGGAGAAGCAGGTCGAGGCGTACCGCAAGGTGCTGGAGGCGTTCCCGGAGGGCCGGGTCGTCGTGCGCGTGCTGGACGCCGGCGCGGACAAGCCGCTGGAGTTCCTCACCCCGGCCGACGAGCCGAATCCGGCGCTGGGCGTGCGGGGGCTGCGGACGCTGCTGGACCATCCGGATGTGCTGCGGACCCAGCTGACGGCGCTGGCGAAGGCGTCGGAGGGGCTCCCGGTCTATCTGGAAGTCATGGCTCCGATGGTGGCGGACCGGGCGGACGCGAAGGCGTTCGCGGACGCGTGCCGGGCGGCCGGGCTGCGGGCGAAGTTCGGTGCGATGGTGGAGATTCCGTCCGCCGCGCTGCGGGCCCGGTCCATTCTCCAGGAGGTCGAGTTCCTCTCGCTGGGCACCAATGACCTGGCGCAGTACACCTTCGCGGCCGACCGTCAGGTGGGTGCGGTTTCGCGCCTGCAGGATCCGTGGCAGCCGGCGCTGCTGGACCTGGTGGCGCTGTCGGCCGAGGCCGCGAAGGCGGAGGGCAAGAGCTGCGGGGTGTGCGGTGAGGCGGCCTCCGATCCGCTGCTGGCGTGTGTGCTGACGGGGCTGGGCGTGACGTCCCTGTCGATGGGCGCCGCGTCGATTCCTTATGTACGGGCGGCGCTGGCGAAGCACACGCTCGCTCAGTGCGAGCGCGCGGCCGCGGCGGCGCGGGCCGCGGACAGTGCGGAGGACGCGCGGACGGCCGCCCGGGCGGTGCTGTCCGGCGAATGA
- a CDS encoding acetoacetate--CoA ligase, with protein sequence MTSANPANEATPAPNPAPLWQPDADRIAAAGITHFQRWAAEHHGAPADGGYPALHAWSTGSLSTFWRAIAEYFDVRFTTPYDEVLAHPGMPGAAWFTGGTLNYAEHALRAADTRPGEPALLHVDERHEPTETSWAELRRQVLALAARLRELGVTPGDRICAYVPNIPQAVIAFLASAAVGAVWTSCAPDFGARAVLDRFQQVEPVVLFTVDGYRYGGKEHDRADTVAELRAGLPSLRAVIHIPVLGTGTPEGARDWSDVTEDPAAPAVYEQLPFDHPLWILYSSGTTGLPKAIVQSQGGILLEHLKQLGLHCDLGPGDRFFWYTSTGWMMWNYLVSGLLTGATVVLYDGSPGYPETGAQWAVAERTGATFFGTSAAYVMACRKAGVHPARDHDLSRIACVATTGSPLPPDGFRWLHDEFAAAGTELWIASVSGGTDVCSCFAGAVPTLPVHIGELQAPCLGTDLHAWDENGEDLIDEVGELVVTQPMPSMPTAFWNDPDLKRYRSAYFEMFPGVWRHGDWITRTGRGTVIVHGRSDSTLNRQGVRMGSADIYEAVERLPEIRETLVIGVEEPDGGYWMPLFVHLADGAALDDALRARIKTTLREQLSPRHVPDDIIAVPAVPHTLTGKRLEVPVKRLLQGADPAQAVNPGSVDRPELLTFYVGLGADRQRLRHEARD encoded by the coding sequence GTGACCTCAGCGAATCCAGCGAACGAAGCGACCCCGGCCCCGAACCCGGCCCCCCTGTGGCAGCCGGACGCCGACCGGATCGCCGCCGCCGGGATCACCCACTTCCAGCGCTGGGCCGCCGAGCACCACGGAGCCCCGGCCGACGGTGGATACCCCGCCCTCCACGCCTGGTCCACCGGCTCCCTCAGCACCTTCTGGCGCGCGATCGCCGAATACTTCGACGTACGGTTCACCACCCCCTACGACGAAGTCCTGGCCCACCCCGGCATGCCCGGCGCCGCCTGGTTCACCGGCGGCACCCTCAACTACGCCGAACACGCCCTGCGCGCCGCCGACACCCGCCCCGGCGAACCCGCCCTCCTCCATGTCGACGAACGCCACGAACCCACCGAGACCAGCTGGGCCGAGCTGCGCCGCCAGGTCCTGGCGCTCGCCGCCCGGCTGCGCGAACTCGGCGTCACCCCCGGCGACCGGATCTGCGCCTATGTCCCCAACATCCCCCAGGCCGTCATCGCCTTCCTCGCCAGTGCCGCCGTCGGCGCCGTCTGGACCTCCTGCGCCCCCGACTTCGGCGCCCGCGCCGTCCTCGACCGCTTCCAGCAGGTCGAACCCGTCGTCCTCTTCACCGTCGACGGCTACCGCTACGGCGGCAAGGAACACGACCGCGCCGACACCGTCGCCGAACTCCGCGCCGGACTCCCGAGCCTGCGCGCGGTGATCCACATCCCCGTCCTCGGCACCGGCACCCCCGAAGGCGCCCGCGACTGGTCCGACGTCACCGAAGACCCCGCCGCCCCCGCCGTCTATGAACAACTCCCTTTCGACCACCCCCTGTGGATCCTCTACTCCTCCGGTACCACCGGACTGCCGAAGGCCATCGTCCAGTCCCAGGGCGGCATCCTCCTCGAACACCTCAAACAGCTCGGCCTCCACTGCGACCTCGGCCCCGGCGACCGCTTCTTCTGGTACACCTCCACCGGCTGGATGATGTGGAACTACCTCGTCTCCGGCCTGCTCACCGGAGCCACGGTCGTCCTGTACGACGGCAGCCCGGGGTATCCCGAGACCGGCGCCCAGTGGGCCGTCGCCGAACGCACCGGCGCCACCTTCTTCGGCACCTCCGCCGCCTACGTCATGGCCTGCCGCAAAGCCGGAGTGCACCCCGCACGCGACCACGACCTGTCCCGGATCGCCTGCGTCGCCACCACCGGATCCCCCCTCCCGCCCGACGGCTTCCGCTGGCTGCACGACGAGTTCGCCGCCGCCGGGACCGAGCTGTGGATCGCCTCCGTCAGCGGCGGCACCGACGTGTGCAGCTGCTTCGCGGGCGCCGTCCCCACCCTCCCCGTCCACATCGGGGAACTCCAGGCCCCCTGCCTCGGCACGGATCTGCACGCCTGGGACGAGAACGGCGAGGACCTGATCGACGAAGTCGGCGAACTCGTCGTCACCCAGCCCATGCCCTCCATGCCCACGGCCTTCTGGAACGACCCGGACCTCAAGCGCTACCGCTCCGCCTACTTCGAGATGTTCCCCGGCGTCTGGCGGCACGGCGACTGGATCACCCGCACCGGCCGGGGCACCGTCATCGTCCACGGCCGCTCCGACTCCACCCTCAATCGCCAGGGCGTCCGGATGGGTTCCGCCGATATCTACGAGGCGGTCGAACGGCTCCCCGAAATCCGCGAAACCCTCGTCATCGGCGTCGAAGAACCCGACGGCGGCTACTGGATGCCCCTCTTCGTCCACCTCGCCGACGGCGCCGCCCTCGACGACGCCCTGCGCGCCCGGATCAAGACCACCCTCCGCGAGCAGCTCTCGCCCCGCCACGTCCCCGACGACATCATCGCCGTCCCCGCCGTCCCCCACACCCTCACCGGCAAACGCCTCGAAGTGCCCGTCAAACGCCTCCTCCAGGGAGCCGACCCCGCCCAGGCGGTCAACCCCGGCTCCGTCGACCGGCCCGAACTGCTCACGTTCTACGTCGGGCTCGGCGCCGACCGGCAGCGGCTCCGCCACGAAGCCCGCGACTGA